One genomic window of Psychrobacillus sp. INOP01 includes the following:
- a CDS encoding spore germination protein, which translates to METKPLFNSKDEAELYLKEKFGVNESYDVGILHTHLYEFPVLLVYINGLIDGLVITQLLTNTQLKIADKTISENEIIEHYFPYYSITQYDSKEKWLAALLSGQVTFILTNGSVYTIDVRSYPGRTPEEPDNEKVVRGSRDGFTENIVQNTALIRRRIRDTNLRFELHQITELGQTDIAISYIKDIANEDYLTQIRDRIKQIKHDGITMTDKALEEWLFKQGFHPLPFVRFTERPDIAAAHLLEGHIIIVVDTSPSVVIVPTTLFHHLQHAEEYRQAPAIGTIVRWIRFLGVILSLFLLPFWYLLSVHPEFLPKALDFIGPKETTEIPLLLQILFADIGIEFLRLAAIHTPTPLSTAMGIIAALVIGQMAVDVGIFVPEVILYTAITAIFTFSIPSYELSITTKIFRTIILLSTALFGPSGFFVASLALLWYVGSVKPLNVPYLWPLQPFFPKAFLRLIIRYPMPTDAKRPFITRSPDRKRS; encoded by the coding sequence ATTGAAACGAAACCTTTGTTTAATAGTAAGGATGAAGCTGAATTATATTTAAAAGAAAAGTTCGGAGTAAATGAGTCCTATGATGTGGGAATATTACATACCCATTTATATGAATTTCCAGTATTACTCGTCTATATTAATGGACTTATTGATGGCTTAGTAATAACTCAATTATTGACGAACACCCAATTGAAAATAGCTGATAAAACAATAAGCGAAAACGAAATTATTGAGCATTATTTTCCGTATTATTCTATTACTCAATATGATTCCAAGGAAAAATGGTTAGCTGCACTTCTGAGTGGACAAGTAACCTTCATATTAACTAATGGTTCTGTGTACACAATAGATGTTCGTTCTTATCCTGGAAGAACACCTGAAGAACCAGATAATGAAAAGGTTGTAAGGGGTTCAAGAGATGGATTTACAGAAAATATTGTTCAAAACACAGCTCTGATTAGAAGAAGGATTCGGGATACCAATTTGCGCTTTGAGTTACATCAAATTACGGAGCTAGGTCAAACTGATATTGCAATATCTTATATTAAAGATATTGCCAATGAAGATTATCTTACTCAAATTCGTGATCGAATAAAGCAAATAAAGCATGATGGAATTACGATGACAGACAAAGCGTTGGAAGAATGGCTTTTTAAACAAGGGTTCCATCCTTTGCCTTTTGTACGATTTACAGAGAGACCAGATATAGCTGCAGCACATTTGCTAGAAGGGCATATAATTATAGTAGTAGATACATCACCATCTGTAGTTATAGTTCCTACTACCCTTTTTCACCACTTGCAACATGCAGAGGAATACAGGCAGGCACCAGCAATTGGAACGATTGTAAGGTGGATTCGATTTTTAGGTGTTATTCTAAGTCTATTTCTTTTACCATTTTGGTATTTACTATCGGTACACCCCGAGTTTTTACCAAAGGCACTTGATTTTATTGGTCCGAAAGAAACGACAGAAATACCGCTATTGTTACAGATTTTGTTTGCAGATATTGGGATAGAATTTCTAAGACTCGCTGCTATCCATACACCGACACCGTTATCTACGGCAATGGGGATTATAGCTGCACTAGTCATTGGACAAATGGCTGTTGATGTAGGGATATTTGTTCCCGAGGTTATTTTATATACCGCCATAACAGCGATATTCACTTTTTCTATCCCTTCATATGAGCTAAGTATTACAACTAAAATTTTCAGGACTATTATCCTGCTTAGTACTGCGTTATTTGGACCAAGTGGATTTTTTGTAGCATCTTTAGCTCTGCTTTGGTATGTAGGTTCTGTAAAACCATTAAATGTCCCTTATTTATGGCCACTTCAACCTTTCTTTCCAAAAGCATTTTTGCGTTTGATCATACGGTATCCAATGCCCACTGATGCTAAGAGACCATTTATAACAAGATCGCCTGATCGTAAACGTTCCTAA
- a CDS encoding SigF/SigG family RNA polymerase sporulation sigma factor codes for MINKKPSTLLTQEKMRELIALSQTGDKLARQQMIEGNTRLVWSIVQRFASRGADLEDLFQIGCIGLMKSVDKFDLSYEVKFSTYAVPMIIGEIQRFLRDDGMVKISRSIRELNFKIRHATDDFLKTFERQPTILELAHILEVSREEIVMATDALRDPASLQEQLYENDSGDALTLMDQMKDERSEKPFEHIPLRELVEKLEKREQMIIYLRYYLDCTQSDIAERLGISQVQVSRLEKKILTQLKTWLVPVGHTNTNAKDR; via the coding sequence ATGATAAATAAAAAACCGTCTACTTTACTGACTCAAGAAAAAATGAGAGAGCTCATAGCGCTATCACAGACTGGTGATAAACTAGCAAGGCAGCAAATGATTGAGGGTAATACTAGGCTTGTATGGTCTATTGTTCAACGATTTGCTTCTAGAGGAGCAGATCTGGAGGATTTGTTTCAAATCGGCTGTATTGGCTTGATGAAATCGGTGGATAAGTTTGATTTGTCCTATGAAGTGAAGTTCTCGACGTATGCGGTTCCTATGATTATAGGGGAGATTCAGCGGTTTTTAAGAGATGACGGAATGGTGAAAATCAGTCGTTCGATCCGGGAGTTAAATTTTAAAATTCGCCATGCTACCGATGACTTTTTAAAAACGTTCGAGCGTCAACCTACTATTTTGGAGCTTGCGCATATTTTAGAGGTGTCTCGAGAAGAAATAGTGATGGCTACAGACGCTCTACGCGATCCAGCGTCATTACAGGAGCAGCTTTATGAAAATGATAGCGGTGATGCTCTTACGTTAATGGATCAAATGAAGGATGAGCGTTCCGAGAAGCCCTTTGAGCATATTCCGTTACGTGAGCTAGTGGAAAAGCTAGAAAAACGAGAGCAAATGATTATTTATTTACGTTATTATCTTGATTGTACACAAAGTGATATTGCAGAACGATTAGGAATATCTCAAGTACAAGTTTCGAGACTAGAGAAGAAAATTTTAACCCAATTAAAAACCTGGCTAGTACCAGTAGGTCATACGAATACAAATGCAAAAGATAGGTGA